The Fervidibacillus albus genome contains a region encoding:
- a CDS encoding SDR family NAD(P)-dependent oxidoreductase — protein sequence MTDLNGKIAIVTGGASGIGLATVKAFVEKGAKVVISDYNVEGGKAVEKDLKEQGADVLFIQADAGNEESVANLVSETVKHYGRLDVMINNAGVGDLSETHQLSYEDYHKVIRVNQDGVFFGIKYAVREMLKTGGGVIVNTASILGSVGEPGAFAYNASKGAVNLMTKSAALQYASKNIRVNAVAPAYIETGMVNKELLGEFYDGLVAKHPIGRLGKPEEVAHAIVFLVENDFVTGTTVLVDGGYTAQ from the coding sequence ATGACTGATTTGAATGGAAAAATAGCAATCGTCACCGGAGGAGCGTCAGGCATTGGCCTTGCGACGGTAAAGGCTTTTGTGGAGAAGGGAGCCAAGGTCGTCATTTCGGATTATAATGTGGAAGGAGGAAAGGCTGTAGAAAAAGATTTAAAAGAACAAGGAGCAGATGTTTTATTTATCCAAGCAGATGCGGGGAATGAAGAATCCGTTGCTAATTTAGTTTCAGAAACGGTTAAACATTATGGAAGACTAGACGTAATGATAAATAACGCAGGCGTGGGAGACTTGTCGGAGACGCATCAACTGTCTTATGAAGATTATCATAAAGTAATACGCGTTAACCAAGACGGGGTATTTTTCGGGATTAAATATGCCGTTAGAGAAATGTTAAAAACGGGTGGCGGTGTTATCGTTAACACAGCCTCGATTCTCGGAAGCGTCGGTGAACCAGGAGCTTTTGCGTATAATGCTTCAAAAGGGGCAGTCAATTTAATGACGAAATCTGCGGCCCTTCAATATGCTTCGAAAAATATTCGCGTAAATGCGGTTGCTCCTGCATATATCGAAACAGGTATGGTCAATAAAGAATTATTAGGTGAATTTTACGATGGTTTAGTTGCAAAACATCCGATTGGCCGTTTAGGAAAACCGGAAGAAGTCGCCCATGCAATCGTCTTTTTAGTCGAAAACGATTTCGTTACGGGAACGACGGTTTTAGTTGATGGCGGATATACAGCACAATAA
- a CDS encoding glutamate synthase subunit beta, with product MGKKTGFMEYERMELRERDPKERLNDWEEFSFSFTDQEARIQSARCMDCGTPFCHIGMEINGSASGCPIHNLIPEWNDLVYRGKWKEALDRLLKTNNFPEFTGRICPAPCEGSCTLGITDPPVAIKSIERKIIDKGFEMGWITPRIPTRRTGKRVAIIGSGPAGLAAADILNQMGHSVTVYEKDEQPGGLLMYGIPNMKLDKRIVQRRVRLLEDEGISFVTNTEVGEQISTEEIQRNFDSVIIATGAQKQRDLRIEGRDASGVIFAMDYLSSTTKQRMNSNTDREINLHDKHVIVIGGGDTGADCVATAIRQGCRSVVQFGKHPKPPFARPDHTPWPADPDIFTVDYAHREAEAVFGTDPRQYLIQTKKILKDERGHVKGVLTVDTKKIVTEKGVYFEQIRGTEKIWPADCVLIAIGFEGTYTRLLKQFGVDSENNLAKIASGKYGTNVEGIFAAGDVRRGQSLVVWAIREGREVAEEVDQYLKEKTELG from the coding sequence TTGGGGAAAAAGACCGGTTTTATGGAATACGAACGGATGGAATTACGGGAAAGGGACCCGAAGGAACGGTTGAATGATTGGGAGGAATTTTCCTTTTCATTCACCGATCAGGAGGCGAGAATTCAAAGTGCCCGTTGCATGGATTGTGGGACACCCTTTTGCCATATAGGAATGGAAATAAATGGTTCAGCCAGCGGTTGTCCAATTCATAATCTGATACCGGAATGGAATGACCTCGTTTATCGGGGAAAGTGGAAAGAAGCATTGGACCGGTTATTGAAGACGAACAACTTTCCTGAGTTTACCGGTCGCATATGTCCGGCTCCTTGTGAAGGATCTTGTACGTTAGGAATAACCGATCCGCCTGTGGCAATCAAATCAATCGAACGGAAAATTATCGATAAAGGTTTTGAAATGGGTTGGATTACGCCGCGAATTCCTACGAGACGAACGGGGAAGCGGGTCGCAATCATCGGATCGGGACCTGCAGGTTTGGCAGCGGCGGATATTTTAAACCAAATGGGTCATTCGGTTACAGTTTATGAAAAGGATGAACAGCCCGGGGGATTATTAATGTACGGAATTCCAAACATGAAATTAGATAAACGGATCGTACAAAGAAGAGTTCGGCTATTGGAAGATGAGGGTATTTCCTTTGTTACGAATACGGAAGTAGGCGAACAAATATCTACCGAGGAAATTCAAAGGAACTTTGATTCAGTAATCATTGCAACCGGCGCACAAAAGCAGCGGGATTTACGTATTGAAGGAAGGGATGCATCGGGGGTTATTTTTGCGATGGATTACTTATCGTCCACGACGAAACAACGGATGAATTCGAATACCGATCGAGAAATAAACTTACATGATAAACATGTGATCGTCATCGGCGGTGGGGATACGGGGGCGGATTGTGTAGCGACGGCAATTCGCCAAGGATGCCGTAGTGTTGTCCAATTCGGAAAGCATCCGAAGCCCCCTTTTGCCCGTCCAGATCACACGCCTTGGCCGGCGGATCCGGACATTTTTACCGTCGATTATGCCCACCGAGAAGCCGAAGCGGTATTTGGAACCGATCCGCGACAATATTTAATCCAAACGAAAAAAATATTGAAAGATGAAAGGGGACATGTAAAAGGGGTTTTAACAGTGGATACGAAAAAAATTGTCACCGAAAAGGGAGTCTATTTTGAACAAATTCGGGGGACGGAAAAAATTTGGCCGGCCGACTGCGTTTTAATTGCAATCGGATTTGAAGGAACGTATACCCGTCTATTAAAACAATTCGGTGTGGATTCGGAGAACAACCTCGCTAAAATCGCCTCTGGAAAATATGGAACGAATGTGGAAGGAATTTTTGCTGCTGGTGATGTGCGAAGGGGGCAAAGTTTAGTCGTTTGGGCGATTCGTGAAGGTCGGGAAGTGGCAGAAGAAGTGGATCAATATTTAAAAGAAAAAACGGAGCTCGGATAA
- the gltB gene encoding glutamate synthase large subunit, which yields MSFNQMPASRGLYRPEEEHDACGIGMYAHIKGKASHDIVEKGLSMLERLDHRGGGVDEQTGDGSGIMVAIPDQFFKKVCTNIHLPKKGHYGVGMIFFDKNDLEQGEMEKQFENIVNDEGLTVLGWRTVPIDMNVLGNIAKESCPLIRQIFIQANPDCLDLEFERNLYVIRKRVEKWAKEWKKSLYVASLSSRTIVYKGLLTSGQVGKFYLDLQDDDFISPYALVHSRFSTNTFPSWERAHPNRYLLHNGEINTIQGNKSWMKARERKIAKYAFGKQFENVLPIIDPNGSDSSMLDNAFEFFVLSGMSPAQVAMTFIPEPWLSNKRMSPEVKAFYEYYSLLMEPWDGPAAIVFTDGKQIGAKLDRNGLRPIRYYVTTDNKIVLSSEAGVIDLTEEQILYKERIGPGDLLLIDLQQGRIISNNELKEDLANSHPYEKWLRSELASLEVEQEENVYPKNVLPFQRAFGYTYEDIHKYLIPIVTEGKDPIGSMGNDTPLAVLSDRPQSLFNYFKQLFAQVTNPPIDSIREKFVTSTVTYLGKEGNILQLGKENCRRIRLNSPIITERQLAQIQNGGAKGKKSKRIPTLFSGELESSVNRICMEAERAVSEGVELLILSDRDMDETKAPIPMLLAVSSIHHHLIQTGLRTEVSIIADTGETREVHHFAALIGYGADAVCPYLVYSTYRALISEGTIQGCFSDIVKQYVSAVTDGIVKVMAKMGISTIQSYRGAQIFEAVGISNDVIDRYFTGTASQIDGIDLQMIGKEAKLRHRHAFTNRMDQTLDSGSDFQWRKDGEHHAFNPGTIHLLQWAVRKGDKDLYKQYSRIVNEGRMNFLRDLFAFSSHLPPVPIEEVEPVQSILRRFKTGAMSFGSLSKEAHETLAIAMNRIGAKSNSGEGGEDAARYIPDANGDCRKSRIKQIASGRFGVKSHYLVNADEIQIKMAQGAKPGEGGQLPGNKVYPWVAKVRGSTPGVGLISPPPNHDIYSIEDLAQLIFDLKNANRNARISVKLVSKSGVGTIAAGVAKAKADGIVISGYDGGTGASPKTSIKHSGLPWELGLAEAHQTLMLNGLRNRVRLETDGKLMTGKDVVIAALLGAEEFSFGTAPLVAIGCVMMRACHLDTCPVGIATQNPKLRGKFTGDPEHVVRFMTYIAEEVREMMASLGFRTVDEMVGRTDLLTVNERAKQHWKAKYLNLERLLFQPNGDRSWRRNQDHQLEGTTDLSIILPKVKQSIEENTPVQLQLPINNTMRAVGTIVGSEISKKYGDIGLREDTVTIKFHGSAGQSFGAFVPKGMSLFVTGDANDYFGKGLSGGKLILKAPDKAKFSAGENVIVGNVALYGATDGEVYINGRAGERFAVRLSGGSAVVEGIGDHGCEYMTGGKVVILGGIGKNFGAGMSGGIAYLFTDWTADWKDVLNDEMIETEPPNEEELLEVKRFVENHFQYTGSLRAFDVLNDWDRMKEGVVKIIPTEYKRMMLEMNRWKNSGYSVEKALHIAFETIQGQNRFSKTKAKEVVVN from the coding sequence GGTAGGGATGATCTTTTTTGATAAAAATGATCTGGAACAAGGGGAAATGGAAAAGCAATTTGAAAATATTGTAAATGATGAGGGATTAACTGTACTCGGTTGGCGGACGGTTCCGATCGATATGAACGTGTTAGGAAACATAGCGAAGGAAAGCTGTCCACTCATTCGCCAAATTTTTATTCAAGCGAATCCCGATTGTCTCGATTTGGAGTTCGAACGAAATTTATACGTCATTCGAAAACGGGTGGAAAAGTGGGCGAAGGAATGGAAAAAAAGTTTATATGTTGCCAGTCTTTCCTCACGAACGATTGTTTATAAAGGATTACTCACCTCCGGACAAGTGGGAAAATTTTATTTAGACCTTCAAGATGATGATTTTATCTCCCCATATGCACTCGTCCATTCTCGATTTAGTACGAACACGTTCCCAAGTTGGGAAAGAGCCCATCCGAATCGTTATCTCCTTCATAACGGTGAAATTAATACGATTCAAGGAAATAAAAGTTGGATGAAAGCCCGTGAACGAAAAATCGCTAAGTATGCGTTCGGTAAACAATTCGAAAATGTATTGCCTATTATCGATCCGAACGGAAGCGATTCGTCGATGTTGGATAACGCTTTTGAATTTTTCGTTCTTTCCGGCATGTCTCCTGCTCAAGTTGCTATGACTTTCATTCCTGAACCATGGTTGAGTAATAAACGGATGTCTCCGGAAGTGAAGGCATTTTATGAATATTATAGTTTACTGATGGAGCCGTGGGACGGTCCTGCTGCCATTGTTTTTACCGATGGAAAACAAATCGGAGCTAAGTTGGATCGAAATGGATTACGTCCGATTCGATATTATGTAACGACGGACAATAAAATTGTTCTATCATCGGAGGCTGGAGTCATCGATTTAACCGAGGAACAAATTTTATACAAAGAACGGATCGGTCCTGGAGATTTGTTACTAATCGATCTACAACAAGGTAGAATCATCTCTAATAATGAGCTGAAAGAAGATTTAGCAAACAGCCATCCGTATGAAAAATGGCTTCGATCCGAGTTAGCTTCCCTTGAAGTGGAACAGGAAGAAAATGTTTATCCCAAAAATGTCCTTCCTTTCCAACGAGCTTTTGGATATACGTATGAAGATATTCATAAATATTTGATACCGATTGTTACGGAAGGGAAAGACCCGATCGGATCGATGGGAAATGACACTCCCCTTGCCGTATTATCGGATCGTCCCCAATCCCTTTTCAACTATTTCAAACAACTGTTTGCACAAGTTACAAATCCGCCTATTGACTCCATACGGGAAAAATTCGTTACTTCCACGGTTACTTACTTAGGAAAGGAAGGAAATATATTACAACTAGGAAAGGAAAATTGCCGACGCATTCGGTTAAATAGCCCAATCATTACCGAACGTCAACTGGCTCAAATACAAAATGGAGGCGCAAAAGGTAAGAAAAGTAAACGAATTCCTACTCTTTTTTCAGGCGAATTGGAATCATCGGTTAATCGAATCTGTATGGAGGCGGAACGGGCGGTTTCCGAAGGGGTGGAGTTGTTAATCTTATCAGATCGGGATATGGACGAAACGAAGGCACCTATACCGATGTTGTTGGCCGTCAGTAGCATTCACCATCATTTAATTCAAACCGGATTAAGAACGGAGGTAAGCATCATTGCTGATACTGGGGAAACGAGGGAAGTTCATCATTTTGCTGCATTAATCGGTTACGGTGCCGATGCCGTTTGTCCATATTTAGTTTACTCCACCTATCGAGCATTAATTTCGGAAGGAACGATACAAGGGTGTTTTTCCGATATTGTAAAGCAATATGTAAGTGCGGTAACGGATGGCATTGTTAAAGTAATGGCCAAAATGGGGATTTCTACGATACAAAGCTATCGGGGTGCACAAATCTTTGAAGCAGTTGGAATTTCAAACGATGTAATCGATCGATATTTCACCGGAACCGCTTCCCAAATCGATGGAATCGATCTACAAATGATCGGAAAAGAAGCGAAATTACGTCATCGCCATGCCTTTACGAATAGAATGGATCAAACGTTAGACTCCGGAAGCGACTTTCAATGGAGAAAGGATGGAGAACACCACGCTTTCAATCCGGGAACGATCCATTTACTCCAATGGGCCGTTCGAAAGGGGGATAAGGACCTTTATAAACAATATTCTCGTATCGTAAATGAAGGGAGAATGAATTTTCTTCGGGATTTATTTGCTTTTTCTTCTCATTTGCCTCCGGTTCCAATTGAGGAAGTTGAACCGGTACAATCGATTCTCCGCCGTTTCAAAACGGGTGCCATGTCTTTCGGTTCATTAAGTAAAGAAGCCCACGAGACGCTAGCCATTGCGATGAATCGAATCGGTGCAAAAAGTAACAGTGGTGAAGGAGGGGAAGACGCGGCTCGATACATTCCAGATGCTAATGGGGATTGTCGGAAAAGTCGAATAAAACAAATTGCATCCGGTCGTTTCGGTGTCAAAAGCCACTATCTCGTTAATGCTGATGAAATTCAAATAAAAATGGCCCAAGGAGCGAAGCCAGGAGAAGGTGGCCAATTGCCGGGAAATAAAGTGTATCCTTGGGTAGCCAAAGTTAGAGGTTCAACACCCGGCGTTGGATTGATCTCGCCTCCACCGAATCACGACATATATTCCATCGAAGATTTAGCGCAACTCATCTTTGATTTGAAAAATGCGAATCGGAACGCCCGCATCAGTGTAAAGCTTGTGTCAAAGTCAGGCGTTGGTACAATTGCAGCGGGTGTGGCGAAGGCGAAGGCAGACGGAATAGTGATAAGTGGGTACGACGGTGGAACGGGTGCATCGCCAAAAACGAGTATTAAACACTCAGGTCTCCCATGGGAATTAGGATTGGCGGAAGCCCACCAAACGTTAATGCTGAACGGACTAAGAAATCGAGTTCGTTTAGAAACAGACGGAAAACTGATGACCGGAAAAGATGTCGTCATCGCTGCCCTACTCGGTGCGGAAGAGTTCAGCTTCGGTACTGCTCCTCTAGTCGCCATTGGTTGTGTGATGATGCGCGCATGTCATTTAGATACGTGTCCTGTTGGTATTGCCACGCAAAACCCGAAATTAAGGGGAAAATTTACAGGAGATCCTGAACACGTCGTCCGCTTTATGACGTATATTGCAGAAGAAGTGAGGGAAATGATGGCAAGCCTCGGCTTTCGAACGGTCGATGAGATGGTCGGAAGGACGGATCTTTTAACGGTGAACGAACGGGCAAAACAACATTGGAAGGCAAAGTATCTAAATTTAGAACGGCTTCTCTTTCAACCGAATGGAGATCGGAGCTGGCGAAGAAATCAAGATCATCAACTTGAAGGAACAACTGATTTATCAATTATTTTACCGAAAGTGAAACAATCGATAGAAGAAAATACTCCTGTCCAATTGCAATTACCAATCAACAATACGATGCGAGCCGTTGGAACGATCGTCGGTAGCGAAATATCGAAAAAATATGGGGATATAGGATTACGAGAGGATACGGTGACGATCAAATTCCACGGTTCAGCCGGACAAAGTTTCGGTGCGTTTGTTCCAAAGGGAATGAGCCTTTTCGTAACAGGGGATGCGAATGATTATTTTGGAAAAGGATTATCTGGAGGAAAACTCATCCTAAAAGCGCCGGACAAGGCAAAATTTTCTGCTGGTGAAAACGTGATTGTTGGAAATGTAGCCCTTTATGGAGCAACAGATGGTGAAGTGTATATAAACGGTCGAGCAGGTGAACGTTTCGCCGTCCGATTGAGCGGTGGTAGTGCCGTTGTGGAAGGAATCGGCGATCACGGTTGCGAATATATGACCGGAGGAAAAGTGGTTATTTTAGGGGGAATTGGAAAAAATTTCGGCGCTGGCATGAGCGGAGGAATTGCTTATTTGTTTACCGATTGGACAGCTGACTGGAAAGATGTATTAAACGACGAAATGATTGAAACGGAACCGCCGAATGAGGAAGAGCTTTTGGAAGTCAAACGTTTCGTGGAAAACCATTTCCAATACACGGGAAGTTTGCGAGCCTTTGACGTGTTGAATGATTGGGATCGGATGAAAGAAGGAGTTGTAAAAATTATCCCGACAGAATACAAACGGATGATGTTGGAAATGAATCGTTGGAAAAATTCGGGTTATTCCGTTGAAAAAGCCCTTCATATTGCCTTTGAAACGATTCAAGGTCAAAATCGTTTTTCGAAGACGAAGGCGAAAGAAGTTGTAGTAAATTAG